Genomic DNA from Brienomyrus brachyistius isolate T26 chromosome 22, BBRACH_0.4, whole genome shotgun sequence:
GAGAGAAGATAGCACAAAGTAGGAAAGTTCATTTAAAAATCCCTAATAGCAAAGCATATCAGGAGAAGCAATTAGCTTTAAAAGAAAGGAGGGATGTCACACAAATGAGATTCAGGATTTCTATTTTGAGGACACTTGAGGGAAAAATATGCACAAAAGACCTGACTCTCAAAATCATTCTTCCACAGCAATTCTTGCAGTATATTTTACTGGTCTATTAAAACCACCCCCAAAGAAATGTGACCTTGTCTTTAACCCAGGCAAAATGTTTCACCCACACATCAAACACAAAGGTGTACGTTTAAAATCATGGCCTTTTTGTGACACTCGTTAGATCTGCGTATAAGGAGCTATAGTCATGTTACCCAAATATTCTCCGAAAGCTGTTAAATCTATTGGCCCCTATAAGGGTGTGGCACTGGCACTCTAAAAGCTAACAATAAAGAGGATAACTATAGAAAAGGCAACATACATTTCTTATCGTGGGATCAGAACGGCGCTTCATGTGTAAATTAAATTTTACTGTTGCCCCCTAGTGTTACAAGCCCAGCACTACACCATATAGGCAGTCTGTATGTAGTCACCACCAGAAGAGCATGATCACTTTTGTTATAGTGACACAAACTCTCGCCGTCTGTTGATTATGCAATCCCTCTATCGTCGCTGAATCACAACACGCGTGTACTACTTCATGACTGACACCCTGTACACCTGCAGTGCGCCGGAGCCAGGACCTGCTGCAGTAAATTTAATTTGCCTCACAGCAACATATTATAATGTTTATCACTCTCTAACTACAGTTAGACATAAATATGTCTCCGTAAGGCTAATGATTAGAAAGTCTCTGTGTACCATTACAGCTAGAGCCTGTAAATCACCAATGTCTATGTACCTTATGGATGTGTTTCCCGACCCGGTCCCTCGAGGACCCCcagccggtccacgtttttgctccctccctgctccctgtcagacagcccacatttttgcttgctTCCAGCTGTATGGTTTTtgtaaaaatgtggaccgggttgagaaacaccgcCTTATGGCATCAGCGAAAGCCTGGGCCGTGAAAAATGTCCCAAAAATGTGAGGAGAGTAATCCCGCCCTTTACCGGCCACCACTCAGGGCTGGATCCTCAGATCCTGTACTCCTCCATAGCACCACCGGCGGCCAATTCAGCCCTATTCCCCTTCCATGTAAGAGCAGCGTATGACGAGTTGCATGCCACACAGATCCAGCCTCAGTCCCTCTAtggaatgggggtggggggggaagagGTCATGAGAAAGTCTTCCTCTTTTTGGCAACAGTTTCATAAGCAGCGTTGCAGGTCTCGGACGAGATAATTCTGAAATCATAGGATTAGCTCTCGTTAAAGGTGTTTAACAGATGGGCAGCGACTACCAGATGAGAAATCTGCCCTTTTAGTGCGTTCTCATCGACAGTAACCTTTATGGCCCGTGTGGACTGGTCTGTCTGCTCAGTGTGTGTCTGCTTGGATATATAGACCTCCCTGTGCCAATGTGTCCGGTCAGAGGGTGTGTGGACCTCGATGTTCTGTGAATCATATTTGCTAATCTGTTCAGCTTGTATACAGACCTCGGTGGGCAGCCCACCGATGCTTTAATGTCACTCAGTTTAAACCGTTTTGGGGTACAAACACACCCCTACGTAACTGCATACTCAGCATGGCTGTACAGTTCTAGCATATAGGTCAGTTGGCATCAGTCTGGGTAATCGATGTGGATGTCTTGTTCCTCACTGTGGGCCCCTTACTACACAAACAGCACTCTGCTGTCATGCTGAACAGGGGAGTTTAAGTGCTTCGGACTCTATAGGTGTGTGAGGGAGTGGGAAAGTGCAGTCCAGTTGAAGCCCCTCCCACATCaaagcatgcatgtgtgtgtaaaagtgtgtgctgtgtgttggTCTTGTGTTCTGTTCCAAAAGCAATAACGCGGTCAAGTCTCTGTAGGGTAGGTTAAATGcctgtaactgtgtgtgtgtgtgtgtataaagttGGCCACAGTGTGTATGGGGAGGGGACCATGGCACTTTGCCCCTTGGGGAGCCACCGGATGAGAGCAGGGTCACCTGATAaatgcccctcccctccccctggaCCCCCCTCCTTccaggctgggtgggggtcagAACTCATCATCAGAGCTGAGCAGCAGCGTCTTCTCATTGTCGCGGGTGCTGGTGACACTGTGGCTGCGCGAGACGGCCGGGCCCGAGCGCTGCTCCAGCGTGGACTGCTGCGTGTACTGCTGGTAGGCCGGAGAGAAGTTATGGATGGCGTCTTGGACGATGTCGCCCGGGTTCATCGTCTCCTTCAGGCTGCTGGAGATGCTCTTCATTGGGGCACAGCGGCCTGGAAGAAAGCAGAGACCATGTGACAATTAAACGGTCAATCAAAAACAGGCAAAGACAAAAAGGGGTGGGGCTCCCTTGCACAAGACAGGCGCTGTAAGACGATGAAAGTGGTATACAAAACGCAGTACAGACATtcttctacttacgaactttcagacatacgaacaaagaggactAAGTTCTACTAAGTTGTACTCCTTGGGCTCTCGTTTCCTGTTcggcaacatttttttttctgcgtgccAATTCCGCCttgtacgacttctggccactACTCCCACCACAGAGCAGCGTAACGTGCGGACTCCCTGCATCCTAGTTCcttgtacttgcatatacccttaaaatgatgttgaataacgacttacgaacatttcaagttacgaacgactGTTCGGAACGcaactcattcgtaagtagaggagcgtctgtaccaAGTCACTTGAAGCAACAAGATGAGGCAGCATGATACTTTTATGAAGAAATACAAGACAGATATCAGAAAAATATGGAAGCTGGTGAAAGACTAAGGCTGAAAGGAAAAGTCGAAAATATGACGAGAGCAACGAAGCTGAAGATGACTGATTACAGAATTTGCACAGCTGCTTCCTGCTATATAACACGTAATAAAAAAGACACCTAAACCATCCGCTGGCACATTCGGCTTCCAATGTCATATGCGGCCCCGCTAAGTGCCACCTCGGTTTCTAGGTTTTGATGATGATTGAGAGATTTATAACTCGTTTACTGAAATAagcagaggtgggtagttcaggtccagaaagtaaaaatccagaccaagattttgttccaaccaaccagttgagtatatagAGtcgcagtcacagagtactcagctggttggttggaacaaaatcttggtctggatttttactttctggacctgaactatccacctctgcatGTAAATGAGGAAATCTTAGGGTCaaagagcagggtcagccagcgtcCAGGAGCTGCTGGGGATTAAGAACCTTAATCAAGGGAGAGACCTACGATATGATCATTCTTCTGACTGCAGGATTCGAATCTGAAAATGGGCACTGATCCCATGATGTAAATGAACCACACACCAGCCAGGTATTTTACCAAACCAAAGAGAAGGGGGGTTGAGCAGCCAGTTGATCTTGAACCCccagagattttttttcctccctatTTGGGAGTTTCTGGTTCTTTTCCTCTGTTGTCTtttatttctttgtctttcccTTTCCCTGTTTTTGTATTGTTCTCTCTTTACATAGGTCTGCTATGATATAACATCATAAAGCGCCTTGGGGCGactgttgtgaaaggtgctatataaaaataaaccgaattgaactgaatttaaTTCAAAAGAACTGCAGCAGTGCCTTCTGGGATGCGACCATATAATGTTCCGGCATTTCTTGAACCACCATTGCCAGTTCCATTTTCCAGCACTGAGTTAGCCAGCGAGCGACCGCACTTAAAACTGGCAATGAAGGACAAACAGAATGCAAAGAAAGAATAATGAAGGGATGGCGACTCTATGGAAAAGCTAGAGACTGCTGGGGACCTACCGTACTGTCCGTATGTGGGAATTGGCCCTTTACGTACGCAGCGTAAAGAGGGAGagcgggagggggggcgggagtGAGACACAAGACAGTTTGTACAAAGGAGTCCAGGAAtttggagggagggaggatTAACAGAAAGAATAATGGATTTCATTGCACATGATAAGTAGAGTAAAAGAGGACAGGACGTGTAAAAACATGGGTGGGGGGCATACAGTAAAGAGAGGCAAAAATAAAGGGGAATCCAGAAAGAAAATGGGAAGAGAAGGAAGAACAGAGAAGAGAACATTAGCGAGTTCAGTTGGTTCCCATGTCGGAAGCAGCAGAAACAAATACTTGAAAAAACAGCCCAGAGTAGTGGGCTGAAGCTCCACCCTGCGTGACCCCACCCTCACCTTGGGAATCCAGCCTCTTGTCCATGTAGACCTTGTAGGTGAAGGCATGTCGCAGTGCCAGGGCAGCGAAGAACATCTCCACGCAGATGATAAAGTTCTGGTAGCCGGCCGCCACCGTGCCCTCGCCCACGGACATTTCCGGCGAGTTGATCCGGGGGATGGTGCCGCACTTCTCAAGGATGGCCAGCagcaggcctgggggggggggggggggcaggggtactGTGAATGCCTCGCAGGTTTCGACACCGAGCTTGTTGTTGCCGAATGCAGGCGGGTAGGTTTCAGAGGCGTCTAGAAGCTCTCATGGAGTGAGAATGGACCGTTCGACTGATTATTTAAGAGGGGAGATTGTACCCTACAAACACCAGGATGGATTCCCGGAGAAGGCCACGCTCACCCTGCCAGAAGGAGAGGAAGATGACAGACTTGACCATGAAGAACTTGAGCATGGGGCTGTAGGAGCTGAGCAGCTCACGCGTGGCGAAGTAGAAGAGGAAGAGGGCGTACAGAGAGAGGCTGACGGAGATGTTGTACACGATGGTCACGTACAGGTACCCGCTGGCCAcactggggaggagggggggagtAAGTACAGGGAAAGGTCAGTGCTATACACCCCACCTGTAACCGCACCGCCGATCGCTTTGGCAGACGGGCACAAGGTCGTGCCGCATCCATCCCGACATTTTCACTGTCAATCGAAATCCACACCAGAGACGAGCACTTTCAGACCCGGGCTCCAACAGCAGCCCCTCCCCAGGCTCTAAGAAAATCCCAGCAAGTACGGAAAGATGTGCTGTGTGTACACGGGACATAGGAACGTGTCGGTCAACCACGAACTggcaaaataacaaaataatacGTCCAAGCTCTCGATTTACAATGGCTTGCATTATTAATttgattatcattattattattattattcattaataTCTTATTTTGTGGGTGTAATACAAAAGATTCGCTACTAGGCCCTCATCAGCGTGTGAGTGACAGGAAGGCGGTACAGAGTCATCACGGCTGActcctgttgggggggggtgggggggcatactTGAAGTCTCCGTCTCGATATTTCCCAA
This window encodes:
- the tmem184ba gene encoding transmembrane protein 184ba isoform X1 — encoded protein: MNRLWRRDVPLSERLGDDSPVGMAPGPPATAAPAGPNISWLPEVPLLSPEQPIFLMTTAAQAVSGFCVWTALLLTCHQIYMHLRYYSAPNEQRHIVRILFIVPIYAFDSWLSLLFFTNEEYYVYFDTVRDCYEAFVIYNFLSLCYEYLGGESAIMAEIRGKPIESSCMYGTCCLWGKTYSIGFLRFCKQATLQFCVVKPLMAMVTVILQAFGKYRDGDFNVASGYLYVTIVYNISVSLSLYALFLFYFATRELLSSYSPMLKFFMVKSVIFLSFWQGLLLAILEKCGTIPRINSPEMSVGEGTVAAGYQNFIICVEMFFAALALRHAFTYKVYMDKRLDSQGPIPTYGQYGRCAPMKSISSSLKETMNPGDIVQDAIHNFSPAYQQYTQQSTLEQRSGPAVSRSHSVTSTRDNEKTLLLSSDDEF